The nucleotide window CAGATTCTCTAAAATCCTCCACAGTCTCCGCCCATCGGCAATCACATGGACAGAATGCTCTGGAAGCATGACAACAGGAATCAGCTCTCTCTCTTCAAACTTCTCGGAAAACTCTCCGCAGGCCTGCTTTACCAGCTCCACGAAGTTGATTCTCTCCATCTGCAGGCTGATATTTCCGGAGCTGGCCCTGGACGCTTCCACCAAATCCTCCGTGAGGTTCTTAAGTCTCTGGGATTTCTGCTCCAGCACTTCCAGGTACCGTTTCACCGTCTCATTCTCGATGTTCTCCCGTTTCATCAGATCCACATAATTGATTATGGAGGTCAGTGGCGTCTTAATGTCATGGGACACATTCGTGATCAGATCCGCCTTCATGCGCTCGCTCTGAACCGCAGTGCTCACCGCGTCCTGAAGTCCCGCCCCGATATGATTGATACAGTTCACCAGCTTCTTGTCGTCTGCGAACATTCCATCATCATCAATGACGTATTCCAGATCCCCGGCGGAAATCATCTCCACGCCTTCCAGAATCTTCTTTCTCTTTATCACCGCCCAGAGGATAATGCCGGCTGCCGTCAGCTGTACTCCCACGAACACGATGATTCCCAGCATATACAAAAACAAGGAGCCCCAGAACCGGTTGATCGTAATGAACATGCACAGCGGAATCGTTACAACCCAGTATACAAATATGACCGCCGCCGCTTTCCCGCTGGTCGGCCAGTTCCTCACCATGGCCATAATCCAGCTTCCCAGTTTCACGAACAATTTCCGGAGCAGGCTGTTTTTCCACAGCACTCCCGCTTTCAGCCTCTTTACCAGGCTGAAAAAGCCTATCAGCGCAATGATGGCGGAGACAATGACAGAAATCACCTGCATGACCGTATAGATCAGGCTGGAGGTAAAGAAATTTTTGGCAAAAAAGTCCGCCAGAAACGCACAAAGGACAATAAAGACAAGTATTCCGCCCAAGATCGTGACCGCGGCCGGTTCCGTGGCCCACCGGTCAAACTTATCCAACCAGATCTCATCATAGTCCTCTCTGTGGCCCACCGACGCCAGCAGATAAATAAACGCCAGTATGCTTCCCAGCATACCTATGACGATCGCCGGCAGAGACGCCATCAGGATAGGGCGGCACTGGCGGAATCCATCGGATATCTGTTTATATTCATCCTGTACAAGATACCGGGTATCCAGCCCTACGGTAAAGGATGCGCCGGAATCCACCCCTACCAGAGTCGACGCCATATCATCCAGATTCCAATATTTAATATCCGTTTTGGTAAAATTACTCCGGATTCTGTGAGTGCTGTTATCATAGGAAATATACTTTTCCAGTCCTCGGATGGTCTCTTCCCTCATGGAGGAATCATTTGTCTCCATAAGGCCGGAACTCGTTTCATATACGATATAGCGGAGGTTGGTCTCTTCTCCATCCAGGCGGTTTTTCAGATCATAATAATTGCCCAGAAGCTGCTCGCCCCTGTCATACAGGGACTGCAGGTCCACGGTTTCATTTACCTCCTTCTGCTGCATATAGTCATGAACCAGTTCGCACCTCTGCCCCTCATAGATCAGAATCTCCGCAGAGCTCACCAGCTCTACCCGAACCGGCCACGTACTTTGTTTATATTTATCTTCCCAGTTATTTTCTTTGATAATGGCTTCTTTTCCTTCATCGGAAATATCAAACCAGTCTCCGGGATCCGTTTCATAGGTCGTCCCATAAAGCTCTGCGAACTGGTTCAGATAATCGGACCGCTCTGCGCCAGACCAGGTATTCTCCTCCAGGTTCTGGTATCCGTCAGTTGTTTCCGAACCTTCCTCACCCACGGAATAGGAACGTATCTTCACCGATTCAGTGGCGCTGGCGCCGTTCCCTTCCAAAACCCGGTTGATCCTGTCCAGATCCTCCAGGCACAGATTATACTGGGTGCCATTAATGCTGACCACGTAAAGAGGCGCCGTCCGGTTGAGCTCATCCTCATCTCCAAACAGGCGCGCCAGAACCACATATTGAAAAATGGCTTCCGTATCGTCCAGAATCTTCCGCTCCAGGGTTTCTGTGTCTTCGAACCTGCCGTTTTTCAAAAGCTCTGTTTTGCTGTATAGAAAATTCCCGAAGTTATTCACATAGTAAAGGCCCAGGCCGCCGGCCAGCGTAATGCTTATGAATAAGATAAACAAAAACAATGCCCACACTTTCTTTTTCCGCGTATATTTCCTGATCTTCACGGCGGACCTCCTCCTGAATTTCCCGTCTGTTATAGCTTTTCTACTTTATATCCTACTCCCCATACTACCTTTAAATAGGTAGGGTTCTTCGGATTGATCTCTATTTTCTCCCTGATATGCCTGATATGCACGGCCACAGTATTGTCCACACCGATGGCCTCCTCGTTCCAGATATTCTCATAAATCTGCTCTATGGAGAACACCTTTCCGGCATTCATAACCAAAAAGCGGAGGATATTATATTCCATCGGGGTGAGTTTCACCGGCTCTCCGTCCAATGTCACTTCCTTTGTATCATCGTTGATGCAGAGTCCGCCCGTCTTATGGATGGTATCCCCGGCCTCCATGACCATAGTCCCCAGCTTTGTATAACGCCGGATATGGGACTTCACCCTGGCCACCAGCTCCAGGGGATTGAACGGCTTTGTGATATAATCGTCGGCGCCGATATTAAGGCCCAGGATCTTATCCACATCCTCCGATTTCGCCGACAGGATGATGATCGGCACGCTGCTTGTCTCCCGGACCTTAAGCGTCGCCCGGATACCGTCCAGCTTCGGCATCATCACGTCGATCAAAAGCAGCTCGACTTTATTTTCGGACAGCAGGCGTATAGCTTCCTCACCGTCATAGGCTTTCAGCACCCGGTACCCTTCTTGTCTCAGATAAATATCTATCGCTTCCACTATTTCCCTGTCGTCATCGCACACCAATACAGTCGTTTCATCCATTTCATACTCCTCCTGTTTTTTTATCCGTCTTTTTCTTTATCTGTCTGTTTCCGCCGGATATCCGTAAAACCCCGCGCCATAAAACTCCATATCTTAATCATCATAGCAGGATAATCCAAATATCCGCAGGAGATTTTCTTAATTTTTCCTAAATAATCCTTGTACGGCTTTGTGGATGTCCTCTGCTGTCCGGGCAATATAAACGGCTCCGTTCTCATGAAGTTCTTCATATCCGCGAAATCCCCAGGTCACTCCGACGGTATCCATGGACGCATTCTTTCCTGTCTGGATATCCGTTTTCGAGTCCCCTATATAGAGTACGTCACCGGGAGCCAGTCCCATGATCCCGCAGAGTTCCAGGGCCGAAGCCGGGTCCGGCTTCTTCGGCACACCCTTCCGTTCTCCAAAAACACCGGCAAAAGGAATCCGCGCAAAAAACTTCTGAATGAGCTTTTCCGTATAATCGGTACGTTTATTGGAGTTGACCGCCACCTGAACGCCCTCCGATACCAGACAGTCAAGAAGCCTGTCGATCCCTTCGTAAGGCCTGCTCTTTTCCAGATACTTTCTGTCATACGCTTCCAGAAATCTGCTCAGCATCTCATCGATGACGGCGTCCTCTGCCCTCACCTCTTCCGGCACGCTGTTCTCCATCAGATTCCGAAAGCCCCTTCCCACCTTCAGGCGGTAAGCCTCTGCCGGCCAGACAGGGTATCCCATCCCGGCAAGCGCCTCATTGACACTGTCCGCCAAATCGTCTAACGTATTGATAAGGGTCCCGTCCAGATCAAAAATGACCCCTTTATAGTATCTCCCATTTTGTCCCATTTCTTCCACCTTATGCCTTTCCTCTGCAGCATGTCTCAGTCTT belongs to Qiania dongpingensis and includes:
- a CDS encoding sensor histidine kinase; its protein translation is MKIRKYTRKKKVWALFLFILFISITLAGGLGLYYVNNFGNFLYSKTELLKNGRFEDTETLERKILDDTEAIFQYVVLARLFGDEDELNRTAPLYVVSINGTQYNLCLEDLDRINRVLEGNGASATESVKIRSYSVGEEGSETTDGYQNLEENTWSGAERSDYLNQFAELYGTTYETDPGDWFDISDEGKEAIIKENNWEDKYKQSTWPVRVELVSSAEILIYEGQRCELVHDYMQQKEVNETVDLQSLYDRGEQLLGNYYDLKNRLDGEETNLRYIVYETSSGLMETNDSSMREETIRGLEKYISYDNSTHRIRSNFTKTDIKYWNLDDMASTLVGVDSGASFTVGLDTRYLVQDEYKQISDGFRQCRPILMASLPAIVIGMLGSILAFIYLLASVGHREDYDEIWLDKFDRWATEPAAVTILGGILVFIVLCAFLADFFAKNFFTSSLIYTVMQVISVIVSAIIALIGFFSLVKRLKAGVLWKNSLLRKLFVKLGSWIMAMVRNWPTSGKAAAVIFVYWVVTIPLCMFITINRFWGSLFLYMLGIIVFVGVQLTAAGIILWAVIKRKKILEGVEMISAGDLEYVIDDDGMFADDKKLVNCINHIGAGLQDAVSTAVQSERMKADLITNVSHDIKTPLTSIINYVDLMKRENIENETVKRYLEVLEQKSQRLKNLTEDLVEASRASSGNISLQMERINFVELVKQACGEFSEKFEERELIPVVMLPEHSVHVIADGRRLWRILENLFQNTKKYAMPHTRVYVSVEEQDGFACFTIKNISESPLNITAEELTERFTRGDASRTTEGSGLGLSIAKSLTEVQGGIFEIYLNGDLFQATVQFEISEEEPEEEVLAEEDGEEDQLPAAGDECGADGEAAGGARSEVKAGKLRLKRKIRGRSQKQAENLPEEETEENEQIKDTPSQETGTAEIPEEMIGKSSEAEKEAEEALVKEALEELRKSGLLKEEEFTRH
- a CDS encoding response regulator transcription factor; the protein is MDETTVLVCDDDREIVEAIDIYLRQEGYRVLKAYDGEEAIRLLSENKVELLLIDVMMPKLDGIRATLKVRETSSVPIIILSAKSEDVDKILGLNIGADDYITKPFNPLELVARVKSHIRRYTKLGTMVMEAGDTIHKTGGLCINDDTKEVTLDGEPVKLTPMEYNILRFLVMNAGKVFSIEQIYENIWNEEAIGVDNTVAVHIRHIREKIEINPKNPTYLKVVWGVGYKVEKL
- a CDS encoding HAD family hydrolase — encoded protein: MGQNGRYYKGVIFDLDGTLINTLDDLADSVNEALAGMGYPVWPAEAYRLKVGRGFRNLMENSVPEEVRAEDAVIDEMLSRFLEAYDRKYLEKSRPYEGIDRLLDCLVSEGVQVAVNSNKRTDYTEKLIQKFFARIPFAGVFGERKGVPKKPDPASALELCGIMGLAPGDVLYIGDSKTDIQTGKNASMDTVGVTWGFRGYEELHENGAVYIARTAEDIHKAVQGLFRKN